From Maylandia zebra isolate NMK-2024a linkage group LG11, Mzebra_GT3a, whole genome shotgun sequence, one genomic window encodes:
- the si:ch211-197h24.6 gene encoding uncharacterized protein si:ch211-197h24.6 has translation MEDENSGNQPPPQSGPPNPKKNPKRRQLQHSADIVFSKGSSIHTVPSLNKILKGITDCVIGLQYVWEYRSPSKSVPPHYQCKLCAMASLQHDIVDHVKGWKHCYRYMKKTHPDKITHEEEDAVKDPAIRKSIKEAAAEFEKTEGRGQIKVILREPFDIPAFKGLRSAIPKAGPSPAPGMGQMGPPFGPRFSESRFPGEFHPDYPVDEFGESGFGGYSSREDFSDSGMDRGNFMDNMGRGSGSGRDTYRRSGLLDERPNKMYSGEYQGNRMGSSLMDRPMDRPGLMGAAPESSSLPHTLLTYLDTFRIENESDAQLVLKVTQKLTDVLMEYRLRSVSGGPNSLSLSSTNFSSPPRMQSSSNRFSGGLSGPSRYNDGPPRYYK, from the exons TTTTCTCCAAAGGATCTTCTATCCATACTGTGCCCTCGCTCAACAAAATCTTGAAGGGTATCACAGACTGTGTGATTG GCCTTCAGTATGTGTGGGAGTACCGCAGCCCCAGTAAATCTGTCCCTCCACACTACCAGTGCAAACTGTGCGCCATGGCCAGCTTGCAGCATGACATTGTTGACCATGTGAAAGGCTGGAAACACTGCTATAGATACATG AAAAAGACCCACCCTGACAAGATTACGCATGAGGAGGAAGATGCCGTGAAAGACCCTGCTATCAGAAAATCCATTAAAGAAGCTGCGGCTGAATTTGAAAAGACGGAGGGGAGGGGACAAATCAAG GTGATCCTCAGGGAGCCCTTTGACATTCCTGCTTTTAAAGGACTAC GCTCTGCTATTCCTAAAGCCGGGCCTTCACCAGCTCCAGGAATGGGACAAATGGGGCCACCCTTTG GTCCCAGGTTCTCTGAATCAAGATTCCCAGGGGAGTTTCATCCTGATTATCCCGTAGATGAATTTGGGGAGTCCGGCTTTGGAGGCTACTCCTCCAGGGAAGACTTTTCTGACTCTGGTATGGATCGGGGAAATTTCATGGATAATATGGGTCGCGGTTCAGGTAGTGGAAGAGACACCTATAGAAGGAGTGGACTGCTGGATGAACGTCCAAACAAAATGTATTCAGGCGAGTACCAGGGCAACCGGATGGGTAGTAGCTTGATGGACAGACCAATGGACAGGCCGGGATTAATGGGGGCAGCTCCAGAATCTAGCAGCCTTCCCCATACTTTGCTCACATACCTG gaTACTTTCAGGATAGAGAATGAGAGCGATGCCCAGCTGGTGCTGAAGGTGACGCAGAAACTAACAGATGTGCTGATGGAGTATCGACTCAGGAGTGTTTCAGGG GGGCCCAACAGCTTATCATTGAGTTCCACAAACTTCTCTTCACCCCCTAGAATGCAAAGCAGTAGCAACCGATTCTCAGGTGGCCTCTCAG GTCCATCCCGATACAATGACGGTCCGCCCAGGTATTACAAATAA